CACCATCACCCAACGAGATAGATGGAGCCAAAGCCGTATCAGTAGCTCACTCTGCATGGGAGTCATCTAGGACGGGTACAATGCAAACTATTTTTAATAATTTTTAATTCCATCAGGCATATTTTGTTTCTTTTTCGTCAATTTATATAATTTTAAAAGAAATATTCATGTATGGGCTTTAGTGATGTAGCATTAGGGTTTTTTTTTCTGTTTAAATTGTTTTTAGTATCAATAATTAAATTTCAGGTTAAGTCGATGAAGAAGATCTATCTATTACTCGCATACATGTTTGCGACTTGTGCAATTATAGCGAATGAAGAAGGCCCTAATTTAGTCCCACAAGCGAAAAGCACAGTTGCTAATTATTGGTGTACTTGGTATGCGCAAAATTATTGGATTGGACGAGGTTCTGATCTCAAAGACCTCAAGGGGGTGACCAATTCGGCTGCGCGGGAAGAGATCAATTATCACACAATATTTAATCCCAAGGATGGCTGGGCATCGACTTATTTGGATCGCGAAAGCCGGAAGGATTATGTTTTTCTGATTGACCATGGTTGGCAATCCAAACGCAAAGAAGAGTACATCGCCGGAGGGATGCCATTTTTTAATATGATCACTGACCCGCGTGATTTTGCGGAATACGCACATTTGGAGCCCAAGGATCGCCTTAAAAAGTTTAATGAAGAAATAAAAGCACTTGGCTGGAATTCACTGGGTCTTTGGACGCGGGGCAATATTACTGAAAAGCAGGCGCGAACTTTTGTTGAGTGGTCCAAGCATGCGGAGATTAAGTACTGGAAGATTGATGGCGGAAATGATGGCGGGAAATATTTTTCACAAAAAGTAAAGGATGCAATCTATCCAGAGCTCGTCCTCGAATACATCACGGGCTCAGGCGGCAATATCAATCCCAAATGGAATCAGGATCAGGCTTCTTACCCGTCGGTCTACGACTTTGGAGGCAATTTACGCAGGGCAATGCTGAGCATGGTGCAGAGTGTGGATGTCTTCCGCACTTACGATGCTTCGCCCCTATTAATGACCACGACGACTTTGCGAAGAACGCATGACGTTTTAAAACAAACTCAGCAGCAAGCCAAGTATAAAGCTTTAATTAATGTTCAGGATGATTGTAATGTCTCTGTAGGTTTAGGGGTGTTGGTGGCGAGTAAGCGTCACCCCAATATGGGAGAGAGAACGTATAATGGCAAAGATCTGCACCATCAGCTTTCGGGGCCAAGGCTCATGCAAAAGCGTTTCGATGAAGTGTCGCGCTTTGGACGTTGGGCACGCATTGCGCCAGCATTTTCAGCCGGAACGGGCACTTATCTGTCATCAGATAATGAATTAATTGATCGCTGTGTGTACACGCCTTGGGATACTTGGGCAGCGGGGACCTATGGTCGCATGGTGAGTCAGAGTGCACCAGCGATAATGGCGCGTAATATGCCTTTGCCGAAAGTCGAGAGTGATGGACCGGCACCATTTGTTTGTGTGAGTACCTATCCTAATGGGCCGACGGGGATTGCCACTGATGGTCGCGTGAGTCCTGAGAAGCGTTGGTTTGAACCAAGAGCTAAAGTGACGGTAAAAATCAAAGATGCTTCACAGCCAATCGGCGTAGTCGGGCGCTATAAAGAATTGATTTTGGCGTTTGCCTCTTCACTGGAGGATGTTGAACACATTTGGGCACAAGATCTTTTAGACGATAGCTCGATGGATATAAAATCGAAAGTCAAAATTAGTGGCAATACCATTTCACTCTCTGGAGATCTCATCGACGAGATTGGTTTATCAGCAGCGAGCCCCGGAGATTTGTCAGTGCCGGGTTTAGTTCTGCGTTTAGAGGGGAAAAATCTGCCGTTTTTTGGAAAGGAGTATACCCCAGTCGTACCAATACCTCAGGCGAGTGCTTTTGTGAAGGCAAAAACTAAGGGCTATGTCGGCCCAGCTTCAATCAAAAAAGTGAAGGATGGCCATGAAGTCATGTCCGATAATAAGTCTAAAATTGATTTTGCCCTCAAGAAATTAGCAAAGCCGATCAACACCGGCAAAGTGCAAATTACTTGGACGATGAGAGATCTTGATCCACGTGCGCTAACTCGCAATGGATTTCTGGTGGTGAGCAGCGATGAAGATGCGCTTTCTTCTGTTCTCGCAGGTGCTTGGACGGGCTCCAATGAAGTGACGGTGTTTGAGGGGCTTGGAGGACATAGTTCAGCGCCTAAGAAGAAATTTAAGCCAGGAAAAGAAATGAGCTGCAAACTGGTCTTGGATTTAGATAAACGCAGTGCTGAACTAACAGTCAACGGAGTGAGTTCCAAGATTTTATTTTCCGAGAGCATGACCAGTGTAAGTTATGTTGGTTTTGGCGTGAAGGGAGCAAAAACCTCCTTTAGTGATATAACGATCAAGTGAGCAAGGATTCATGAATGAGTAATCCATTGAAAGCGGTTCTTTTTATTCTAGTAACAATCAATTTGGCTCTGGCTCAGCTTTGTGCTCAAGAGTCAGCCGATTCTCAAGTTCTTGAAGTCAAGGCCATGTCCTTTAATATCCGCAATAGTTATGCTAGGGACAAAGAAAACTCCTGGGATCTCAGGAAAGAACTGGTTTATAAAGTCATACAAGATTATGCACCGGATGTTTTGGGACTACAGGAAGCTAATCACGAACAACTCGGTGAGCTTAAAATACAGTTCCCGAATTATAGACACATTGGCGTGGCTTCTGATGGTGGAACGAAGGGGCAGTATTCAGCTGTTTTATACCTAAAGAGTAAAGTGAGGGTTCTTGATTCAGGGGACTTTTGGATATCGGAGACTCCTGAAAAAGTATCTAAAAGTTGGAGAAGTGCTCACAGACGGATTTGTACTTGGGCACGATTGCAGGAATTAAAAACATCTAAAGAATTAGTCGTGTATAATACTCATTTGGATGATGGCTCAGGCAAAGCCAGAGAAAAGGGAGCTGAGATGATCATGAAGCATCTTCATGGTCAAAAACTCAAAGATGCATTTATTGTCATGGGCGACTTCAATGCGGCAGAAGAAAGTAAGGCCATAGCGCAAGTAAAAGGAACTGGGGCCTTTGTAAACGCCGTTTATCCCAAAGCAGTAGACCCTTTTCGAGTATTAAATCCTGAGGCAAAAAATGTTGGAACTTATCATGGTTTTTCCGGGAAGGATAGTGGGGCGAAAATTGACTATATTTTTGTTCCCAAAAACGCTCAGGTTTTAGCTGCTGAAATCTTAAAAACAAATCACAATGGGCGCTACCCTTCTGATCATTTTCCTGTAACTGCACGAGTCAGTTTTAAACAAACGTCAAGTGAGGTGCCAAAGAAGAAAGAGGTGCCAAAGAAAAAAGTGGATTCTAGAGATACGCTGCCAACTTATGCCAATGTGACTTATGGGGATTTTGAGCGTAATAAGCTGGATTTTTGGCAAGCCAAAGGTGAGGGGATACGACCTGTTCATGTCTATATCCATGGAGGCGGGTGGATTCAGGGAGATAAGACCCGCATGAAGGGGATTAAGAAATATTTGGATCGGGGGATCTCTGTCGCGGCCGTCAATTATCGCTTAACGGGTGAGAACCCATTGCCTGCGCCGGTACACGATGCCGCTCGAGCGATTCAGTTCCTGCGCTACAAGGCTAAGGAATGGGATATCGATAAGAACCGTTTCGTTCTTTCTGGTGATAGTGCGGGTGGTTGTACTTCCATGTGGCTCGCTTGTCACGATGACCTGGCCAAGCCAGATTCAAAAGATCCGGTTGAGCGAGAATCTACTCGCGTTCAGGGCATTGCGGTTGCGGGTGCACAAAGTGCTATAGACCCAAAAATGATTGC
This genomic interval from Lentisphaera araneosa HTCC2155 contains the following:
- a CDS encoding alpha/beta hydrolase fold domain-containing protein, whose amino-acid sequence is MSNPLKAVLFILVTINLALAQLCAQESADSQVLEVKAMSFNIRNSYARDKENSWDLRKELVYKVIQDYAPDVLGLQEANHEQLGELKIQFPNYRHIGVASDGGTKGQYSAVLYLKSKVRVLDSGDFWISETPEKVSKSWRSAHRRICTWARLQELKTSKELVVYNTHLDDGSGKAREKGAEMIMKHLHGQKLKDAFIVMGDFNAAEESKAIAQVKGTGAFVNAVYPKAVDPFRVLNPEAKNVGTYHGFSGKDSGAKIDYIFVPKNAQVLAAEILKTNHNGRYPSDHFPVTARVSFKQTSSEVPKKKEVPKKKVDSRDTLPTYANVTYGDFERNKLDFWQAKGEGIRPVHVYIHGGGWIQGDKTRMKGIKKYLDRGISVAAVNYRLTGENPLPAPVHDAARAIQFLRYKAKEWDIDKNRFVLSGDSAGGCTSMWLACHDDLAKPDSKDPVERESTRVQGIAVAGAQSAIDPKMIAPWIAPYVYHGMIVMAVGEKSKEDVIANYAKHQATYQEFSPINHLSKDDPPMWLAYNGDISLPSKSFGHAIHHGNFGIKMKEKSKAIGHNKLYLQIGKDRDPKYKNGDDFIFQMLLQ